A segment of the Lycium barbarum isolate Lr01 chromosome 7, ASM1917538v2, whole genome shotgun sequence genome:
ataatcaccacatgtcaagaatcatgattcattccaagctactactgaAAATGtaactattctcacattcatgactcattttctatctccttctataatccaagcctctcaacctctcaataccttaaacaacatggaatgatcataaaacttaccttagatagtgtgggaatgagccttgagtggaaatacttcacttgagcaaaaccctagttccacttccacttggatttcttgtcttggatgaaccttaatgagtttcttgcacttcattctattggtttgatgaagttgatcatgaatttctcttgagttcttgttgaAGAAgtatggagagctttctagagagttcttgaactgtggagtgagaaatgaaatgaattaaatgagttTGGGGTCCCTATCACTACCAGAAAATGGGCCTATGGCAACGAAATCTATGGTAACGATTGTACAACTGTTGCTATAAATAGTTTATGGCAACGGTCATAGCCGTTGCAATTCTTTCTGGGTATTATAAGTACAATTTGGCTACAAAATCGTAGCTATTGTCTAATAACCGTTGCCATAGGCTTAGGTATTGTGACGAATTTTCGAACCGTTACAGTAGAGACGTTTATTGCACCAGTATTTATGGGAAATTTTCTATTGGAACGGTTATATAATTCCCTCATTAATTATTTTCCCCCCAAAATTTTGATACACCCGGCATTAATTTTATCCCATAGCCTTCACCTATTTAATATTAAAtttaataaatttaatttttatcCATTTCCCCCATCATCCACGCTTAGGATACAAAACCCACTTTTTAATATCTCACTTCTTTACCTCTCTCAGTAGTGGAAGAGAGGTGAATTTTCTCTCATTACATGCGTGAAGAACAACTGGACAGAATACAAATTTTTGGCTGAACCCAGCTGATTTTCTCTCTACAAAAACACAATTTGTTGATCTTTGAGGTTATATTTTCTATCTATATGCTTATAATTTTACATATTCTGGTCGAATTTTGCCTCTGTTCTTTTGGTGGGTGTTTGATAAAAATGGTGATTTGTAGTTATTGTGTTGGGTTTTTTTTCGATTTACATTGCTCTGATTTTTTCCGTCTTTACGTGAAATTATTGCTCTTTGGTTTTGGTTATTTTCTTGGTTAGAATGGATATTTATGGTTGATTCTTAGTGGGGGTTTTCTCTTTGGATTTCATGGTCATGAATTGTTTGTCAAAATCTAATTTTATGGTCATGGGTTCTTTGCATGTTTCCATTTTTACCTGAATCCTCCTTCTTATTTAAATTTTTGAGTTTTTGTTTGAATAAATGGAGCTTAATGCCTTATTTAAAGTGAGGTTTTTTGGTTAGAATCCAAGTATCAACTTTTCAGGTTCAATTTTATATCTaaatccaagtgtttcatatTTGCAACAATTTTGCCTcttattgttttattttttttctttttttgttagtTTTGGGAGATTTGTTTTTATTAGATATaggtatatgttttttttttttttggttttccagTTCTAATTTTGTTTCAAGATTGTGGCTTGTTTGCTGAATTTTTACTTTGATGCTAAGTAACTCGATCGTGGGGAGAATCCAGAATTTGGAGGTTCAATCAATTGGGAGGTACTGAGGTCCTTAGTTTTTAGTACCTTTTGGTGGGGAGAATATGAACTTGTCATGTGGGTTTGCTGTGAAGTTTAGTGTTGTAGTGAAGGTTATTAAGGTGATTCTTCTCTGATTCTGGTTGTGTTGTTACTGTTTTCATTAGATTCTGAGGTCCTTAGTTTGTAGTACCTTTTGGTTTCTTGAGTTTAATCATCTTAGTTATTGATTCTAGTTTAAAGGATAAAGATTGATACTTGCTTATTATAGCTTAGAGTTTAAGAAATGAGTTTTAAGGTTTGAAAAGTTAAGAAATGGTTTTTGAAAATGAATCCTTTCATTCTTTGTTTGAAACTGTTTTGAGACTAAAAAATGAGTTTGTTTTCCTTTACTTGTTGATAATGGCTTGTTTTCCTTTACTTGTTGATAATGGCTAAAATCTGGTGTACTTCGATGATTGCGAAACCTACAAGATTGGTTCTGAATGGGCTAAAGAAAAAGGGTATGTGTTCAAGATGATATTATTTGATTATCGTTGCAATCTTATTTTGGAAATTGTCAAGGTTTATTTGTTCCTTTTGGGTTTTTATTCTATTCTTGTTGATACATAAAGTTTCTCTAACCTTACAAGGTGGAAAAAGATAAGAACTTTTTTGAAGTTTGAGTTTTTATGAATGTGCAATACCACATCACTTCACTAATTAATATATCTAGAAGAAGGAATTTGTTGTAATTTGCACTTACAGTctgtttggtatgatggaaaatgttttctcGATTTTCCTGGAAAATAAGTGTTGCTCTTTCGAACATGATGATACTTATTTATCCTCCTTGTGGCCTCACCTTTTAACTCTCTTTTGGTAGGGTTTGAGGTCTATCTTGTAGGGGGTTGTGTTAGAGATCTTATACTGGACAGAACTCCAAAAGATTTCGATATATTAACATCAGCTGAACTTAGAGAGGTTAGCTGCATCACATTTGTTTTATTGTTAAATGTAGTTTATATGATAATATGCAACAAGAAAGTAATGTGAGGTAATTACAGAGGAAGAGTATCACAGCATGAAGTACTTGAAGTGCACtgcatttttctttcttttttctgaaGATTGTTTTATAGATAGGAAATAGAAGGAAAAGAAAAACTGTCAATTTGAGGTAGCTAAAGAGGCTAAAAATAGCGATCATATGGTATCCTAACTTCTTACATCTGCAACCTTCTATCTTAATTTTTAGTGCTTCTAACTAGTACTCCGTCCATCCCATATTGTCATGTTGCGCTTCtcaagagtcaatttgactaattttcGGAGCCATACTGGATAAATTAGTTCAATATTATAAAATTACAATTTACATATTcaaaaactataaaaaaaaagtattataTGTTGCAATTATTCTCAGATTAATATGGAGAAAAAATATTCTTAAAAAGCTGGTCAAAGTTCATGTAGTTTTACTCTCGAAAACTGAAAatgacaagtattttgggacagagggagtaatgaTATTCTCTTGTGTGCTATTCAAAACTGAATGTTAGATTCATCCTTTACGAACTGTTATGGCAAGATGGACTTTTGTTGTCCTCAAGGAGTTATTAGGAATTTATCAGCATGGGGTTGTTAATTAATTTTTGTAAAGGGTACTGAGTAGGAATTTTTATGAAGTTGCTATTTGGCTATTGATGCAATCAATCGTATCCAGGTGCTAAACACATTTCAGCGGTGTGAAATTGTTGGAAGGAGGTTTCCTATATGCCATGTGCATATCGATGATACCATCGTGGAGGTTTTTCTCAAGCAACATTTTTTTCTTGGTTTgacattttttccctttttagTGGTCAAGTAAACCTCATCAAGAGTGGTGAAAGTTTCCGAGGTATCTTTTTGAATATTTGCATCTTTCGATCTTTGTCCAAAGCAGGTTTCTAGCTTTACCACCACCATGAGGAAGTTTAAGAGGAATTCCTATAATGTTGTTCGAAGACCTCCTGCATGCAGTGACACTGATTTCATTCGCTGGAAAAATTGCTTGGGGAGAGATTTTACTATCAATGGGTACATAAAGTAGATGTAGACTGAATAACAAATTTTCATATGTTAACCATAAACAATTTTTTCAGTAATTTAATTTAGAAAaactaaagaaatatttttgatttGTAGATTGACGTTTGATCCATTTGCAAAGATAGTCTATGACTACTTGGGTGGACTGGAAGATATTAGAAGGGCTAAAGTGTGCATGTATCTTTTACAGCTTTTTGTTCTTGTTGTTCAACCTCCTGTAATAGTGTAAATTGTGCTTAGCCTAACTTCATTTGCAGGTGAGATGTGTAATTCCTGCAAGTGCTTGTTTCGTTGAGGACTGCGGTAATCTAGATTATCCTTTTTCTTGTTGATATTTGGGCTTTTATCATTTTTGGCCCGTTGGCCGAAATTAACTTCAGTTTGACTTCTTGCAACTCGCATTTTGCGTGGATTAAGGATAGCAGGCCGTTTAAGATTCTGGTTTGCTCGGGAAACAACCCATTCTATAAAAGAATTAGCATCTTCCATATCTAGACTTGATAAAGTACGAGTTATAATTTTCTAAGAGTATTCATTACATTAGTtatatattttactttttcttgttagcaaaaaaaaaattcttaggTTCTTATTCTTTTATCCCCATAATACAGGGAAGGATCTTGTTGGAAATGAATTACATGCTGGCATATGGTTCTGCAGAAGCTTCATTGAGATTATTGTGGAAATTTGGACTTCTAGAAATTCTTCTACCAATCCAAGTATGAAAATTAAACCTTTTTGCGTTTATGCTACTTAGGTATAAAACtagttgaaaaatgattttcaaacagAGGTTGCTTGTGCTTTGGTATGTTTAAGTGTCTCTGTTGTTTCTTGTTGTTTTGAGTATATAGCAGTGTTTGTTGTATGTCGACTCTATCACACTCTCTAAGACTGATCTTAAGCTCAAAGAAAAAATGACTTTGAAAATCTGAAATATACTTTTGTTTCTCTGTGCTAATTATCTAGCCAAAACAAAAGATGTCCATAGCCTCTGCTACTTGGCTTGTTCTAACTTGAAACCTATTGTTTTACAGAGAATGaccttccaaattttcccaatatAACTTGTAACATGGACTTGAAAGGGGTTTCAAATGTATGGAACCTATTGGTGCTGAGAACTTCTAAAATGAGCCTTGGTTTCTTATTTTGGTATTGACTTTCAAGATTGTAGGAGAAGGACTTGTTTTATTGACTAAAAAATACAATAATGGATCTAGGGAAAGGATTAGTGTTGTTGGTGATTTTAGCCTATTCCTACCCTATGTCCTGTTTGCAACTTGACTGCAGTGTCCACATAACTTGCCATTTGTGTCATGTACTCCCCTTATATTGATATTTCTTATAGCTTGCTTAGTCCTTTTGCTTAACATGACCACCTAGCAGGCTAAAGTGAATCTTAAAACTGAAACCATGTTTAGGTGGTCCTGTTTGTGCTTGACTCACTTGTAGTGTCTAGTTACTTGAccttatttggttgtttgaatcaAGTTCTGTCTAATGAACCATCTCTTGCACCTAGGACAGTGCCATGAATTTCTTTGCCACAGTTTTGGGATCCTTGAAACCTATCACTCCTCCTACTTGAAGTCTCTTTTTCACTTCATATTTGCTTGTGACATACAGACCATTGTCCTGTCTCATATTGGTTACTTGTTTGCAATGCTCATGTTGGTTTGTCACTTGTGACTTGTATTTTAAACTTTGATTGCTTATAGATTACTTGGTTCTCTTTACCTAATATGATCAACTAATAGGCTAGGTATAGAGAGTCTAAACTAGGAATAAAGCTGTTTTAAAGGACTGAGTGGGATACTTGCTTTTGTGATACACCTTCCTTTTTCATTTGCTTGTGAAATTTGAGACTATCTCATATGCATTCTTCCTCCTATTTGCTGAACCTAGTGTAAAGCCAAAAACTAATGTGAAAACTGCTTTAAAAGAGAAAATATAACACCTGCTTATGTGTGCCTGTTTTTATAGCTTGATGGTGAATTCATGTGGTTTATATGTATGGTTTTCCATTTCAGTTTGCTTGTTTGAATCAAAACATGTTTAGTATAATGCTTTTGGAACCCAGAATGGTATCCAAGCTCAGCGGCGACAGAGTAAGTATTTCTCTCTCAGTTCTCCTAATCCTTAGTCCTCACTTCTGGCTGCGTTGCCTTTTGCTGCTGAAACTGTGGTGCTGAAAGCCTGAATTGAAaacaccgaattgaaaaaaccgaaaccgaaccgaaccaaacttcaaaaaaccgaaaccgaaagaaccgaaccgaactagtttggtttgaTGTTTGGTGTCCACGTTCAAAACACTGAACCCGAAATACCCGATGCAAAGTGATACTCACCTATCTAAATATCATGAGAGATTCATCTTGTTTGTACTTTCTCAGAAGAGAAATTGTGTCACATTTTTTGGGGATTCTTCTTTAACATGCTTTCCATTGTTGAAAGTTGATGTGTACAGAATTGAATGTTTCTCAAAAAGAAAATAGGAGTTTTAATAAGTTATTATATGTGTATTGAGTGTGCGCGCTTGAACGGTAACGACATTATTTATCCTCTTTTGTAGGTGTTGAAAATGAAGAAATGGAAGGTGATGATCGGAGTGAAGACTTCTGAGTCGCTGCTGAAACTTTAGATCTTTTGGGAATGATCTTTTGCTAGATGTTTTAGGAATGATCTTTTGCTATCAAACAATTTAAAACTTACGCAAACTCTCTTGAAAAGCATGTAAACTTAATTATGCATATTTGGGTTTTAACATTTTGCTTTTATGGATATTACTAGCTTGCAGCCCATTTGGATTATGAAAAGTTCCATTTTGTGATTATATAAAGTGCATTGTATATTATAATTGATTTATAACCAGGGACCAGTAATTTTAATTTTTACCGTTGCAATAGTCTACCAAACCCGTTGCAGCAAGTCCCAAATAAAATGTACCAATCGTTGCAATAGGCCATGTGAACCGTTCCTATATGTACGAAAACTGTTCTCGTAGATACTTATTGATTCTCTCTAATCCAATAAAAATTGTTGCATAAAAGTCTATGGGGACGGTTGTTAACTGTTCtaattaaccaaaaaaatgttGCTGCAGATAGACCAATTAACTGTTGCTATAGAGAAACTATAGCAACAATTATATTAACCGTCGCAATAAATAAGGTATAGTAATGGTTATGTTAACCGTCGCAAGAACTGTTTCTATAGAGCTATTGGCACGCGATCAGATGTCACGGATGATAATGCGTCCCGATAGATCTATGGCAACGGTTTTCGTGTCTATGACAACGCTTTTGTTTGTGTTGCCATTGGCCCATTTTCTGGTAGTGTATATTAATTTTAAAACCCGTCTCGACTCAGTTtcatggaccaacatacggtccgtaccttttatatggaccgtatgtctgactgtatctttggtccagtgaaggttgccATTCTGGGTAGAATATAaggcctaacatatggccagtatattttatacggtccgtatgttggatcgtataatgcccagctttctgAAACTCGTTATCggcaactcgtttgatctccaatcattATGAAActttcttaatacttgtttaaaacctcattaacaatctaagggaaattataaatcttctccaagacatcattaagttatcattaacttggtactttGTGAATCCTTTCCGACACACAACGCATACCTCGCCTTTCTTGAAGGACTTCCTTcccttacctcgaatgtctttgaaatctcaattaggatcattaaatactatttcttacttatagaaacatcgtatacttcgtgcccttcgttatcTATCCACTATGCATCAACATGAAATttctccgaggtgtaacattcttcccccccttttagaacattcgtcctagaatgttaagTTCGCGGGAagtctacgaaaatttcgccaaattttctcctgtaatatggcgctaccactCTATCACAACAGTCTAAAATAATGCTTCCACTCAGGGCTACGATAtcacaacacacaatatggccatacacgaccaaaagcattaaaagtaaagcattgcattgcatacctgggcaacaacgtttcatcttgaacctcccCTGCGAGTGGAGATAAATCGTATGCTGGGACTTTATACCCTCTTTCGCTTCCCAGCGCATCTCTTCTACTCCCGCATTCTTTCCTAATATCATCACCAAGCTTACTTCAGTTTTTCCCTCACTACTTCAAAACCGTTTGAGAGGACAGCCAGAAATTCTCATAAAATCTTTTTTTTGTAACACTGCAGGATAGGAGCTGTCCTTGGGTATGTTTACCACCGCATATTGGTCCCTCTCATTATTTTCCTTTACTTCCtataggtctacttccactctttatttaggcCGCATAGTCCACCGCATACATTCTccttggagtcatcattttaaccTCTGAgatgcactatctataacattccctttgaatagttgataacaagttttcttcttagtaatgactctcgatTGCAATACTCCTTCGAttcctcaggaatatcctttcaaggGATATAAGTGAGTTACTTCCCTGATATGATCCTCCttactcgtcgatcctttttcttgctcaataatggtattaaatTCCACATGGTTTACAAATCTCTTCCACTttcctttcttccatatgaccatgacAATGGTATTGATCCACATCTATAAAGTCTAGATAAAATTCAATCTGAGGTGTCATGTCGTAGGTGTCTGTAGCCGACCCATTAAAGGTctcataatttttgagaatttcgTAATCCTCTGGTAAACTGTCGGAAATTCGCTATAACCATAATGATACAAAAATGAAGGGTTCAAGGCATAATATTCTTTTCGTAAAAACCCCCCTTATTCAATCATCTTATTGAATTCGTAAGTcgtcacaccccagggctaccgtaggaaacatataacatgtacttatatcatattcaaagtaattgtcctatttatccttaacgataattccaactcaacatttcgactcaattaaccatatattttccctcaaCTTACTCGGAGTATCACAAATACACTATTCTCGCCTGCCTCTTACTCTTCTTTTTAActacccaattggtttcattctcgacatgtaaatacttgcgGGTACCGTAACCACTCTTGTGTGATTCATGTATGAACGTCTAACCTTATTCGTAAGCTTCCAttcctttggttcgttctattttacGCATCTCATACATACTAAAACTCTTTTCTCTATCTattgtaacttatctcgtcatactcttttctttcctttgtttATCTACCATCAATTTCTTTGCCTCTATTCCAGTATATCCTCGTTATTCTTTACCATATTCCATGAGCTATTTGCCCTCAGTATCATGCTATCCACGGTCCCCATGAATGATTTTCCAGTATAATCTCGGATACCCGCTtgattcttgttcatttatttactagttattagactcatttctgcataaatctcactttttgttttagagtctatatctgtcacatcttaagattcatcgtttcaatctctgcACTGGTATTTTcttcactcgcttccccccttttaagggttttacttataCCATTTTGTAATCCATTtcctcactttcaaatcttgaattcatatatcaaCTTCCTCAATTCCCATATTATACCGCCTCATATTAATGTCATTTCCCATACTTTATAGccacgataattcatgtgtgaaatcttaacatactcatcttgcagttttgtaatcaagtaatacaaccgacatagcaatccaaacaaggatgtgtTTTTCTTAActcaaccgttagttatgagtcattctctacatccgctccaattaatgacttctgtcccatagggatactcaGATTTAGCTTATagcgtcatctttcccttttcttcccatctcaagttattcctcttTTCCCCGGAATTGACTTATAGTAGCCGTAAATGTAATTTCCCTTAAATCCGCCATCTATGTTTTCAAGAATCTATGTCTCATGAAAAACTAATACCCCTTacgcctcatactcttttactcttgtgttacACTCAaatttgatttcaaaaccaatcataatcatatcctaTTTGTCGTTGATGGCgttgctttatcgctttatcatcttacggtaaactcataactcatggccacatttttctttccaacttattcctttgTATAATTTACTCGTtctgtcttggtataggatattcataggagatgcatcttccttttctcataatacgactacttcttaagcgcgcaaactttgcatatttccttttctttctatacccatacttattcctttacattctttcctcctcaatttatcttattacctcccgttttataatcaatccttcatacctcgcacaaggaaccctattcttaactcagtaccgctttgttctttagaatatattacttctatacaatccattttAGCTTCCAcaacttattttgttcattctgatcatcccctctcatccttattatgctgatccttttcctaacgatcgttctatttcgttattcagctttccgtagtcttggtcttttacatctagCCATATATATCACTCCtgctctcgattatacaaatcataaactgCTACATCTTtaccatatcacttttctctaatttctttttcaagttgactttcttttcccttttttttgccATCATTTcggtcattgcgaaacctctacgCTGGagtttcccctaacaaggtcttataagctttcttatctactgccctatggctcgcttattggtttcacacttgcattcactctttattcatatagaacatgtcacatcatTAGTCGTTTCTtccctatactttacttactttgtattacagttcttgctacgttctcattatatcctgatcatactCACCTCTGTAGAGTGTCATTTCTTGATCTTATTCAcaagcctgcttataaaatagaataaacctcgtgaagtaagcatacttaacctgttactctttctgatcggCCCTATTACCTTTACCCCATAAGTCGTCTTACCAATGTAAtcacattcgttataaccctttGTATTTcgtatgtcatgacccaactaggggccatgacgagtacccggggctaaccaccgagcaccgctcattttgttactcatcatactcatttaacgctcttttatcaaatttatattcaaatcataagaaaatcatatttcatttgggaacataaatacttttatatacgcaagccttttggctatcaaaataaaatttatatatatatacataatagcatcctcgtgagaccatataacccacactgcgtatctacgagcctctactagaatgctagacgtagggacgggacaagaccccgtcgtgcccaaaatacatatacatgaatatacacaaaagaatgaaccaagtagcacctccggaacaatggagtgctctcaagtcagctgacagctactacgagtccggatcaagctcatctccctatctacctgtgggcatgaacacaacgtccaaagaaaacgaacgtcagtacgaacattgcactgagtatgtaaggcataaacaataatgaaacatcaatgaaatgagaaggcatcaaatgaggagcaatctataactgactgtgaatcataaaataaataatgaatgttggcttactttcataatcatcatcatctcattatgcgtaaatatatatataagctgcccgaccatataggtacggtgtg
Coding sequences within it:
- the LOC132602722 gene encoding uncharacterized protein LOC132602722 gives rise to the protein MAKIWCTSMIAKPTRLVLNGLKKKGFEVYLVGGCVRDLILDRTPKDFDILTSAELREVLNTFQRCEIVGRRFPICHVHIDDTIVEVSSFTTTMRKFKRNSYNVVRRPPACSDTDFIRWKNCLGRDFTINGLTFDPFAKIVYDYLGGLEDIRRAKVRCVIPASACFVEDCVLATRILRGLRIAGRLRFWFARETTHSIKELASSISRLDKGRILLEMNYMLAYGSAEASLRLLWKFGLLEILLPIQVVLFVLDSLVVSSYLTLFGCLNQVLSNEPSLAPRTVP